The sequence GGACAGCATGTGGTCCTGGGGCTGTGGTATGGTGTGAGTTGAGGTGGTTTTTACTCGACAGTGTACTTGCCTTGGAGAGGGCACAGTGAGGCAGGTGTGGTGTTAATGGGCTggcctggtgggggtgggggtgagaacaAAGTAGCTCTGGGCTGGCCTGGCCTCCTAGAACTAGAGGAAAGTGGTTCCACAGGCTGGTGTCTGATCACTTGCTACCTCTACGAAGGGTCACAGGGCCTGTGTCTGTGGGGCAGGCAAGGGGATTTGCCTTCATGGAAGATGGCACCAGTTTGGGAGGAGGTTGTCTAGATAAGAGCCTCAGTGGTCCTGGGGCACCTGGAGCCTGGTCCTGGGACTCACCATGCAGCTCCAGGGTGATCACTGCCCACCCCTTCAACCCAGCTCTTCATCTCAGCAGGCAAGATGGTCTAGTTGCGACTCCTGCTCTGCTAATCTTATTGGGGTTACTGTGACACTCAAGAGGGTTTGTGAGTGAAACCCAAGTGCCATGTAGTCTGTGAGGCTGGGATCCTGTAGGAACCTGCCCCCCAGAGGTTCAGGCAGGCCAAGTTTGTGGAAAGAGTCATGATGGGAGAGGGTCACTGTGATGCTGGCCAAGTGTGTGTTTGATGGGGAAGAGTCTGTTCTGTGGACTTTGCTCCGGGGAATGGTGTATCCCATAAAAAAGGGGTGTATGTGTTGCTGTGTGTTAAAGGATGTGAGCGATTCGGGCACCTTTACACCTATACTTGAGAAGGAAGGCCCTGGAGGGTATGGAGGGTGGACTCAGCCTGGAAAGGTCTCACCCACTAAAGctaagagaggaaggaaggagtagGTCTTCAGGGGTGGCAGGAAGAGAAGGGCCTGTTTCTCTGTAAAGGGCAGTTAGGCCATCCTCCACAGACAAAGGAGGACCCACGGAGAGCATTAGGAAGGTAGACTTCTCAGTAACCCCTCAGGTCGAGGGACAGAAGCTAGGATTGACCACAGGCTGTGGGCTTAGCTGAGGGTGGAGAGGGGTCCACCCATCTGCCCAGCTAGGGGATGGTCTCCATCCTTCTTCCATTGTTTGGGATGAGGGGAGGCAGCTAGACTGCCTCTGCATTGGGGAATGGGTGGGTGGGGTACAGTGTAGGGCTCTGGTAAGAGTGGGATGCTGACTGGCTGTTCCACTCAGAACTCCCagtcccccctccccactcctgaaGACTCCAGGATCTCAAGTTGCCCAAGTGTGGCCAGGAGCCTGGGACATGCTGGCCAGTGGGCCCAGGGACACTGACTGGACAGGAAAGGGCTGGCAGGAAAGGTCAATTGTGTTTTTTTGGGAAGGACTgccagaggctggagaggaggttACTGGGGCATTTGGGTGGGGCAGTGTGCCCCACTCCTGACCCAGACATTACAAGTTTCACTCACACTTCTTGGTGCCCAGGAGAGGCTGGAGCTGACCTCTGCCCCAGGAAGGGAGCACTTGGCAGATGTCTGAAAGTGATACTCCCTGGGGCCAGATActcccccccccggggggggtgGATTCCGGCTCTGCCACTTCTAAGCTGTGTGGCTGTGGACAGTCACTTTACCTCTCCAAGACTGTCTCCTGCATGATATGGGGACATGGGTTCCCAAGCCCAGGGCTGTTAAGGAAGCCCTGGCACTGGGTGAGGCAGGGGAAGGGCACCACCATGCCACTCTCCCATTCATTTCTGAGAGTGGTTCTTCCTGTCATGGGACCTGAATCCCAAACCCAACAAGCTCTGTCCCCACCATTCCACTGACAATTCAGAGATGACACATGTCAAGGTGGCAGCTTTAATCATCTTGGCCAAGGTCCCTCAGGCTCCCACTGCTGTAGGCCTCCTTGGCCATATACCCACCCTTTACCATGCTTGAACACTTTTCCCACGTGGCCCCTGCCCTGTGCCCACTGACGTGGGAACCTGAGGTTGTGTCAGTTTGTGGATCTCCTGGGCCCTCAGGCCAGTCTGCCCTGGAGGCCTGTTGGACACTTGGGTGTGGGATCCATCAGCCCCAAGCCTGCTCTTCTGGCCATCTCCAGCTGCTCCTAGGGGATGGCTCAGGCCCTCTCGGGCAgggccagcagcagcaggaggctggACAGGGAGGAGGAGTGTCTCCACCACTGCAGCAGTGTTCCTCCCAGGCCAAGCTTCCTTGTGGGTTGAGACTGATGGAAGAGCACAGGCCCTCTAGGCAGGAGAGACATgagaagtctgtttccttgcaGCGCAGACAAGAGAACAGACATACGGGCACACATGGCTCCACATCCTCCATTGCCACAGGGGTCATGGAATAGCCCAGTGACCCCTCAAAGCTTCCAGAATAGGATGCAAGGGAGGGCCTCAGGGAGAGGAGCAGGCCCCAGGCCACAAACTTCCCAGAAGGAGCCCTGGGCCTGCAGGGGCatctgggaggctggagaggggagccCCTCCAAGAGAGGCCATGGCTGACAAGGGGCTGGAGCCGACAAGGAGGCCGTGGAGTTGGCTCTTGGAGCATGCTTCTGCTAGCTCTCCAGgcttccctgttctccacatgaGGTACAGACTGGACAGATCAGTCTTCAGCTAATGCCCACTCTGGTCTGTGAGGATCTTGGCGCGGCTGCTGCTCCCTCGGGGGGCCACAGGGGCAGTGGCGCTGTTGGCGTACATGTCATAACTGTTGTCCGAACATACAGAGAGCTCATCGGAGACCTCCATGCCATCGCTGATCTCTGTTGGGCCAGAGGAGGCAGaatgtgagtgtggggaggagaggaatggACAAGGATGGCAGCAGATGCAGTGGGAAGAATGGTCTGTGGCAACAGGTGTGATATTGAGtttggcattcaaggccctcctTGGTCTCTGTGAACCCTCTGGCTGcacctcagtctcctctcccctGGAACTCTACCTTCCAGCCACAGAAAACTATGTGCACCCTCATGAGCTTGCCATGCACGTGTTTACTCTCCTCAGGGCTCTGCATATACTGGCCTGTCTCCTGGGAGCGATCTCCTGATACTACCTCCTTTTCTTAAAATCTGGCTAAATTCTTCTTATTTCTATTATTGCAGCCTCCTCTTGAGCCCCCAGGCCAGGGTGGTGCCTCCTCATGGCTACCCTGCTCCCACCTGCCCCATCATACCCTGTACTGTCACTGTCTGTGGCCCCCACCGGCTGAAGCACTTTAAGGACAGGGGTGAGGTCTGGGCATCTGTGTGTCCCCAGTACCTGGCACAGTGCTGGACACATAGCAGAGGCTCAGAAAAGGTCTGCTGAAGGAAGCTAAGCCCACCCCAAGGGGACTCAGGGTACCTTGGGGGGCTGAGGGTCCCTGAAGAGGACTTCTCAACCTGGAGTGGGCAAGGTGTGAGACCTGTGGCTGACTCCTCAGGGCCAGGACTCAGAAGGTGCTAGGCCTCTCTGGCACTGCagaagggggtggaggggggtggtTCGGGCCTGGGGGACAGAACTTGCCAGGCCTAGGTGCTAGCCTCCTGCCTTCCATTCATTCTACCCACCCTTTCTCACTTCTCTGGGCCAGGCACAGTGCAGGAGCCAGACGACCAAGGGTACCCTGGCTTGGCCCCTTCTAAAACCTCCCCAGTGTCGTCAGAGGGCTGTGGGacaccagggggaggcactccaACCCAGCTTCGGTGCTTagggaaggctcccaggagaaggGTTTCTGAGCAAGGGTAGGAGAAATTAAGTACACCCAAAAGCAAGAATCTGTGTATCTTAAGCACttataacagtgcctggcatgtattTGTGGAAGGAATAAAGGAGTGAATGAGTAGATGTTCACAGGCTCCTGAGAGTCAGCCTCACTGGGCTCTGGTTCATTTAAGCTGTGTATACCAAGTACCCCTCTGGGTCAGATGTGGCACTAACCCTCCCAAGTACCCTGTGAGGGGAAGCtagcccattttacaaatgagaggaGTCTGATGCTGAGGGAGGTTAGATCATGTGCTCTTGTGCACACAGCTGGGGGATAAGCTGATATTTGAATCCAGGTCCATCTGGCTCCTAAATGTCTCTCAAATCTTTCCTCTCTGTTTCCATGCCCACATCTCTCATCTGAATTACTGGTTTCCTTGCCCCCAGCTTCCCCCTCTAACCCACCCTCCACCCTTGTTAGGGGTTGATTTGTgtttcccaaaattcatatgttgaagtcctaatcccagcacctcagaatgtgacctttggaaataaggtcattacagatgtaattagttaagatgaggtcatcagggtgggctctaatccaaaatgactggtgtccttataaagagGGGACCTTTGGACACAGAGATGCATCTACAAGCAAAGGGGAGAGGCCAGGACCAGATCTTTCCCTCACAGCCTTGCTTACACCTTGATAATGGACCCTTGGCCTTCAGAACTGAGATAATACATTTTggtttttaagccactcagttcaTGGTACTTTATTACAGCCTTATGGTAACAAAGAAAAATCTACCTGTAATCCTCTTCTGCTATCAGAACAAAGCCCAAGCTCCTGACCACACACACTCGAGGCTCAAGTTCTTCCCAAGTGCCATCCTGGGGTGAGTCAGCCAGAGGCCGTCCCTTCAAGCCAGGTACAATGATGTTTAGTTCTTGTTGCCCAGCAAGCAGTGCCCCCTCACTACCTCTGAACACATGCTGTTCCTGCCTGGAATGTCCTTCCTTCCCATTTCAGCTATATCCCCTCGTAAAGTAGGTCCTAAAACCTTCCTAACTGCTCCAGGGAGCTCTGAACCCTTCTGTCCTCCTTGCACCCCACTCTGGCTCAGCACCCCCATCTGTTAGAGCTCTCATGACACCTAATTTTCCATGTGTGTGTTTACAGCTGCCTCCCCCATCAGACTGGGAATGTCAACAGGGGTTAGCGGCAAGCTGAGGTGAAATCAGTATTTGTGGGGTCTGTGTATGAACCAGGCATGGCAGGATGGGCCTTCAAAGCAgactcctccctccacccctgtaTGTCACCCTTGCACACCACCCGTAGGGCTAACACTAATCCACAGTACCTGGCTGCATGTGGAAGGGTGcacatttctgtgtgtgtgtgtgtatttgcgtACCTCTGGACCAGTGTGGGCATGAAGCTAGGTGGATATCTGTGCCGTGTCCCTACTGGTATGTGCTGCGTGTGAAGTGTGTACATATCCACCTGTGTGCACGTGTTGGGTGCAGAGAACAGAGCACAGAGCCTATCTCAACCTATCTGCAGGGCTGCACACCTGAGAAGATGAGTTTCTCCTTCATGATGCTGACGTCCCGGCTGGTCCGGCGTACCGCAGCGCTCAGCATGATCTGCTCAGGGTTGTAGCTCCGTATGCCACCCAGGCGCCACCTGCAGAGACAGCCCCATGGGCATCAGGTCCTTCCCCACCCTTCCTGGGAGCAGGGATCTTGCCCACTCCCATGTTCTCTCTGGATCTGGCCTGAGACCAGCAGGACTCTTGTCctgtacagatggggaagctgaggcccagagaagggcagagctggggcttgaGTCAGAGTCTGCTCTCAGCCAGGGCTCTCCAGTCCTCTTACTTCTAGAACCCTAAATCTACTCCCCTTGCCCAGGAAGATGGTTTGGGGTTGGTTACTTATGTTTCAGGTGCCCCCAGTTATACACCTAGCTCTCTTTGGATAGGagaaatttgggggtgggggtttcTTAGCAGGCATGAACTCTGATGACCCACCTAGGGTACACACCAGTCTTGAGGAGCCCCAGCTGATGTCACCTACAGCTCCACCATCAGAACCAGGCTGAGTGAAGCCAGTGAGGAACCCCCAGAGGAAGTgaaggaaagcagggaggggaggggagacagcaGGGAGCTTATCTTCACGGGTGCACAAGGCAAGGGTGCTGGAGTGACTTCAGGGTGGGGCCTGCTGCTGCTCTGTTCCAACAGCCTTGGAAGAGTGGGGTGCATAATCCCTAATGGGGAGGGACAGGCTGGGGTGTTACCCCTTTAATGatggggaaaggtgggggcaAAAATTAATTGAATGGGCTGAGAGATGGGGCTGCATAGGTCATGTAGGGACCAGGCGGAGCTGGGAGAACTTGGGCTCCTTTGCCCAGCCCTGGGTACAGTTTTTGCTGTTACAGTTTTTCTGAACTAGCCCCAAATCCCTGGCCTTTGAACTTGTATTTTTCTTGGAACCTAGACAGAAGGACTCATTTGACCCCCATCCCCACTCAGGGAAGTGGGGATCAGTTTGGAAACAAAAACCCAATCCCTCAGGGCCCTGAGCCCTGCTGGAGTCGGTGGAGGGAGCCCAGACTTCACCAGAAATTGGTTGTTTCCAAATGGGATCAGCGCAGCAGAAATGAACAGAAAGGACAGGCAGACAGGTGGATGAATAAAGCAGACAGACAAGGGGAAagccagaggcagaggggagggcagcCGGCACTCTTGCTGGGCTGGCTGCCCTACATGTCCATGAGGACAGCATTTGGGTCTCTTACTTATCGCTGTGTCCACCCCACCCCCTAGCACTGAGTACTATAACTACTTGATTAGTGAATGAATGGAAATATGAGGCCCACAGGGAAATGATCTTCTTCCATAGGGTCCTCTCCTCCATCAGGCCTTTCCTGACCCCCAGGAAGACAGTGATGCTGCCCTGGTTGTATCCATGGAGCACACTGGGGCTCTGGGTGGGAAGGCCTGACTCCTTGCTACAGGCCCAGTACAGACCCAGCCACCACGTGTGTACATATGCCGACTGAGATGGTGGAAGGACCAGGTAAATGGCTGTTTGCTGGGTTCAGTCCCACAGTCAGGGAGCACGGAGTTCCTCCTAGAAGCTGGTCAGTGAAGGTGCCTGACCCAGGAAGGCCCAAGGCACTTGACCAAGGGGGACTTGGATCCCCAAGACTTAGGTCTTACCTTGGAAATTAACATTAAACCCAGGAGGAAAGTGTCAGGCCCGGCCGGGTCTGGACAGCAAAGTACATCAGGGATAGGAAGCTCAACCACTGGGGATCCTTCCCAGAGGAAAGTGGGGGATGCTGTGCACATAGGGGGAGACGTGTGGTGGGAGTCAGAAAGTGAAGAAGTGATAGGAACagatgagagagacagacagaaaaatagaGAGTGAGCGATGTGAGAGGTGGGGAAGCaacaggtgggcagggagagaTAGAACTTGATAGGCTGTGTGGCAGGTAGTGGTGAAGGCCCTGCCCAGAGTGCCAAACTTGGGAGTGGAGGTAGGGGTGATGCCAAGGAAGAACCCCCTCCCCAGAGGGAAATGCTTTGGTGCTGAGAGAGGCCAGGTCAGCAACCTACAAGGAAACACTTATTCCTTGTCTGTGGGAAGAACAGAGAGCAGAGGGACACACACAGCAAGacgggaagagagaagggaggactgcaggggaaaggaggggaggggaggaggcttcAGGCAGGGAAGGTGTCTGGGAGGGTGACCCGGGCCCAGGGCTCTCAAGAGGCAGGCTTTTGAACGGAAGTGGAGAAGGGGCGgtgagaagggagaaagaggagcaggaggaggaggaccacACCAGAATTACCTGATCAAGTGATAGCTGTGAGATGCCAGAGTGCAGCagagagggggaaagggagggagagagaggagggacatGCGCCGGATCAGAGCAGTATGGGACAGAGAGAGAACATCAGTCAAGAATAAAACCCCAGCCCACTGCTTTATGGCTGAGTTGGGGCCCCGGCTTGGCCCTAAAACCTCCCTGGGACCAACCCCGACCTCCCCTGTGGCTACCACCCCAGCTGTTGTCCTGAGGGGTGGAGAGATCTGCAGCCTGGCATGACTGTGTGAGTGCTGTGGGAACCCATACCCTAGGTGACAGGCAAGGAGACAAGCCTGGAGGGGAACCAAAACTTGCCCAAGTCCACACAGCAAATCCTGGCACAGCTTGGCTCGGGACTCCCAGCTGGTTGCTCATTCCAGAAGCCACCCTGCTCTGGCTGAGAGGGGACGGGCTGGGGGCCACTGGGAGGCCTCCTCCCCTGAACAGGGCTGTCTGGTCAGGACAACTCCTGGCTGAGGGCTCAGGAGGACGTTCACCTGGCTAGGGTCGGGGCTGGCCTGTCTTGGGCAGGGAAGGCCATGGAAGGTAGTCAGGGCCTACTCACTTTTGGAGCACGAAGATGCCAATGATGAGGGTGAAGGAGATCAGGTCGGCAGTGACCCACATGAGGCAGTACTCGTCCGGGGGCTGTGGACAGATGGCCCATGGCCAGCCTCCAGTCATGGCTGGTCCAGACCAAGGGTCCATGGGCAGGAGGACCCCACATCACAatcagggaggggcagaggaggtcCTGGAGGGGGCTTGAGATTATACTTTGTAGAGGTGGGCTCTAGGCACCGGgtttgggtgtgtgtgtacacaggaTAAAAGAGATCTGTGCAGTGTTCAGAGTAGAGGTGGTATGTGTTAAACCTAGAAGGTCTGTGTGCTTAAGGGCCTTAAAGCGAGAGCTGAATAATGAAAGACAAGTAGCTGAACATGAGGGTGTGATGTGACTAGCAGGTGTGTATGTGAAGAGGTGTGTGGCATCCATGTGGCTATCATTGTAGGGTGTGGAGTGTGGGGGCTTCCTCCCCAGGGGATGCgtagagaggggacagggagggcaaAGCCTCCAGACCGGCCAGGCCTCCCACCCCCTCGATCTCAGGTAACGTGTGGAGGAGGGGTTGGGGCTGGGTGAGGGGCACTTCCTGCTGTTGGTCAGCTCCTGTGGCCTCAAATTTTGTGCTCATAGCTCCTGCCGCCACAGTCAGTTACATCATCTCATTCCAAGCTGAGCCTTCAGAGATTTTAAAGGACAGTGGGTGAGTAGACGGAGATAACCACCCGTAACCTAGATCTGGTTCACTGTCATTGTCTTAGCTGTTAATGGGACTGTCCATCTGCCTTGCATGTCCTCAGGGAGGTGGCAGTGGGAACACAGAAGGGAGGTCAAGGGCTCCCCAAGCTCCCTGGTTGGCAGAACTGGGACTGGAATGCAGGCCTGTCTTCAGGTGCTGGGTCAACCAGCTGAAAACTGGTCTTACTGGCTGTAATCTCTGAACAGATTTTAATGTTCCTTATTCTTGTCTTATTACCCTCTTTCCCCAATGACTTCCcttcctttaaaacaaaacataataatCCCCCAAACCAAAAAAGCCCAAGgaggtatttatttttctaggGCTCTTGATGTTTTTCATCATGTGGCTCAGGCCCAGGTTCCTCCTACCTCCCAGCACCTTGGTGCAGACCCCAGAGGCCATAGGAATCCTCTTCGTGCCTCATGGCTGTCCCCCCCACCTGCCTGCACTCTTCCACCCTGAGACCTCCCCAGAGAGACAGCCCCAAGTGTGGAAACTGCCTCCCACCCCAGGTGTCACAGGCAGCTCTCTGCTGCCAACATCCCCCCAACTCACCATGATCCAGAGTGGGGAAGGCACCTGGGACAGGGTGTGGGAGTTGTCAGAGGTGACAGACGGGACCCCCGCGCACCACAGCAGGGAGAAGAGCCACGGGGCATTGACTGTGTAGAGGTTCACAGTCAGATTCCAGGATGCATAGtccctgtggggcagggacagaggcTGGTTGGCCCTTGGACCAGTATTGGAAGCTTGTAAAGCAGGGCCCTTCACAACCTCATGCCATCCTCACAACTGACCCTGGAGGAAGGCATCCCCACTCCCAGAGGGCCAAGCTCACATACaacccaggtctgcctgattGTTCGCCATCTCTGCTTTTTGGACCCTGAGCCCCGTGAGTCCAGTCCTCCAGGTGAGTCTGGGCACCTGAGCTCCTGGCGGGACACCTGAGTGTAACGCAGGTTCAGCCACTGGATGTGGCCTCTCCGCAGGCTGGCAGCTGCCTCCTTGGAACCCGATGTCTGCTGGAAGCCAGGAGCCACCTTCCGCACGAAGGGCCTCTGCCTATTAGGCAACCACAGGACCTGCGGGCAGGAGAGGAGCAGCTTCAGATTTCTCTTCTGTAAGGTGGGGTTAGGATGTCTACCCCTCCCTAATGGAGTACCTGGAGGGGGTAAAAGTGAGAGGACCTGGCATGCAGTGAAAACTTACATGTAATAATCATCTCCAGGGACGACTCAGTCCCAGCCAAGGCTGGGAATTGCTCTGGCAACACCTCAGGAAGTTTCCCCTCCAGACCCAAGTCAGGACAAGACTGATAATCTCTCAAACATCAGTTACTCTGCATGTGGCCACCAGTGTCCAGTGTGCTGTCATAGTTGGTATTGGATATTACACCACAAGGATGTGGGCAACACTTCATAGAAGTACTGTGTTCCCAAGAACGGGCCCTGCTTCTGCCCTTTGTGCATTTTAAAGAACTTTCTTGTTCCCTCTTGACTCCATGATGACCCTGTCAGGGAGGCGAGGGGCATGctaccctcattttacaaatgtggaaGCTGAGGCCTGAAGAGAGCATGTGGTGAGTTTATTGCTGGAGCAAGACTCCAGGcaggctgggggtgagggtgcgaagcagggcagggctgggtggtgCTCCcggaggggaagggcagggctCCCTAGGGGTAGAGCTGGATGAGACTGGGCTGCAGGACCTCACCTGGTGCTGGGGGAAGCCCGAGTGCAGTAGGGCCTCCAGCGTGACGTTGAGGAAGCTGCTGCGATAAGGGTGCTCCCGTGGTGGGTCACGCAGGTTGAGCAGCAGTGTGGCAttgcccttggccagctccagGAGCTCCACTAGGCTGCAGATGGACTGGTTTTGGGCCTCCCTGTGGTCGGAGGGTGACAAGGAGCTGGCCGTCCAGAAGGGGTCCGTCTGGCAGAGACAGGGACGCACGTAGCTTATCTCACCAGTCCTATGGGGCCTCCGTGTGCCTTCCTGGCTGCCAAACTTGGAGACCCCTGATCTGTCAGTGTCTGCTGGTGTGTGCAAGTCAGGCAAATTGAAGGCTGTGGCCCTGTGGGGCTCCAGGAGAACCCATTCTAGCCTCTCTGTCCCAGTCTGCTTACCAAAAGATTGATTCCCTTGGAACCTCTCCCAGACCTCAGTAGTTTCTCCTTCAGTAGCATTTCAGACCAGAGAACAAACCTTCTACAGTTTTGCAGCTTTAACAACTTCAACTATTAACCATTAAAATCATTATCAAATTTTTCTGGTGGGGAGACAGAACCAGACAAGCAGTGACACCCACGACATCTAGGCTGCAGTGGCAGGAGCCCAAGGAAGCCACTAACCAGCCTGGCTGTGAGTCGGGGAAGCTCAGTGTGTAGGGGTCACCTGAGCTGATGGCTGCCCCTGGCCCCCTCACTCCTTGGGGTCCCCACCCATGCTTTCCATGCCTAGGACTGGGACAGGTGCTGCCAGACCTTCAGGAACCACTGGCCGGCATTGAGCCTCTGCAGGAAGGTCCAGTTGAGCATGGAGGCAGGCCTGCGGGCAAGCTCCGGGAACTCCTCCTCCACGTTGGTGGTGCGTTGCAGGGTGGTGTCGTGCATGAGGAAGGGCACACCGTCCAGGCTGTGGGAGGGTTGGGGCCATGGAGTCACTGCCCACCTAGGTCCCTTACCTGCCCCTCCCACACACTCCTCCTCGCCCACCTATACCAACCTACCAGGCAGGCTCTG is a genomic window of Camelus bactrianus isolate YW-2024 breed Bactrian camel chromosome 10, ASM4877302v1, whole genome shotgun sequence containing:
- the GDPD5 gene encoding glycerophosphodiester phosphodiesterase domain-containing protein 5 isoform X1, whose translation is MVRHQPLQYYEPQLCLSCLTGIYGCRWKRYQRSHDDTTPWERLWFLLLTFTFGLTLTWLYFWWEVHNDYDEFNWYLYNRMGYWSDWSVPILITTAAAFTYVAGLLVEGHLVLPHPGMFSPDPMGAIPPLRPTADFLFQDLLLWSQTQVLALCHIAVGQQMNLHWLHKIGLVVVLVATVVAMSAVAQLWEDEWEILLISLQGTAPFLHVGALAAITALSWIVAGQFARAERSSSQVAILGTFFAVVFTLYLAPLTISSPCIMEKKDLGPKPALIGHRGAPMLAPEHTLMSFRKALEQKLYGLQADITISLDGVPFLMHDTTLQRTTNVEEEFPELARRPASMLNWTFLQRLNAGQWFLKTDPFWTASSLSPSDHREAQNQSICSLVELLELAKGNATLLLNLRDPPREHPYRSSFLNVTLEALLHSGFPQHQVLWLPNRQRPFVRKVAPGFQQTSGSKEAAASLRRGHIQWLNLRYTQVSRQELRDYASWNLTVNLYTVNAPWLFSLLWCAGVPSVTSDNSHTLSQVPSPLWIMPPDEYCLMWVTADLISFTLIIGIFVLQKWRLGGIRSYNPEQIMLSAAVRRTSRDVSIMKEKLIFSEISDGMEVSDELSVCSDNSYDMYANSATAPVAPRGSSSRAKILTDQSGH
- the GDPD5 gene encoding glycerophosphodiester phosphodiesterase domain-containing protein 5 isoform X2, with the translated sequence MVRHQPLQYYEPQLCLSCLTGIYGCRWKRYQRSHDDTTPWERLWFLLLTFTFGLTLTWLYFWWEVHNDYDEFNWYLYNRMGYWSDWSVPILITTAAAFTYVAGLLVLALCHIAVGQQMNLHWLHKIGLVVVLVATVVAMSAVAQLWEDEWEILLISLQGTAPFLHVGALAAITALSWIVAGQFARAERSSSQVAILGTFFAVVFTLYLAPLTISSPCIMEKKDLGPKPALIGHRGAPMLAPEHTLMSFRKALEQKLYGLQADITISLDGVPFLMHDTTLQRTTNVEEEFPELARRPASMLNWTFLQRLNAGQWFLKTDPFWTASSLSPSDHREAQNQSICSLVELLELAKGNATLLLNLRDPPREHPYRSSFLNVTLEALLHSGFPQHQVLWLPNRQRPFVRKVAPGFQQTSGSKEAAASLRRGHIQWLNLRYTQVSRQELRDYASWNLTVNLYTVNAPWLFSLLWCAGVPSVTSDNSHTLSQVPSPLWIMPPDEYCLMWVTADLISFTLIIGIFVLQKWRLGGIRSYNPEQIMLSAAVRRTSRDVSIMKEKLIFSEISDGMEVSDELSVCSDNSYDMYANSATAPVAPRGSSSRAKILTDQSGH
- the GDPD5 gene encoding glycerophosphodiester phosphodiesterase domain-containing protein 5 isoform X5, translating into MGYWSDWSVPILITTAAAFTYVAGLLVLALCHIAVGQQMNLHWLHKIGLVVVLVATVVAMSAVAQLWEDEWEILLISLQGTAPFLHVGALAAITALSWIVAGQFARAERSSSQVAILGTFFAVVFTLYLAPLTISSPCIMEKKDLGPKPALIGHRGAPMLAPEHTLMSFRKALEQKLYGLQADITISLDGVPFLMHDTTLQRTTNVEEEFPELARRPASMLNWTFLQRLNAGQWFLKTDPFWTASSLSPSDHREAQNQSICSLVELLELAKGNATLLLNLRDPPREHPYRSSFLNVTLEALLHSGFPQHQVLWLPNRQRPFVRKVAPGFQQTSGSKEAAASLRRGHIQWLNLRYTQVSRQELRDYASWNLTVNLYTVNAPWLFSLLWCAGVPSVTSDNSHTLSQVPSPLWIMPPDEYCLMWVTADLISFTLIIGIFVLQKWRLGGIRSYNPEQIMLSAAVRRTSRDVSIMKEKLIFSEISDGMEVSDELSVCSDNSYDMYANSATAPVAPRGSSSRAKILTDQSGH
- the GDPD5 gene encoding glycerophosphodiester phosphodiesterase domain-containing protein 5 isoform X3, whose translation is MGYWSDWSVPILITTAAAFTYVAGLLVEGHLVLPHPGMFSPDPMGAIPPLRPTADFLFQDLLLWSQTQVLALCHIAVGQQMNLHWLHKIGLVVVLVATVVAMSAVAQLWEDEWEILLISLQGTAPFLHVGALAAITALSWIVAGQFARAERSSSQVAILGTFFAVVFTLYLAPLTISSPCIMEKKDLGPKPALIGHRGAPMLAPEHTLMSFRKALEQKLYGLQADITISLDGVPFLMHDTTLQRTTNVEEEFPELARRPASMLNWTFLQRLNAGQWFLKTDPFWTASSLSPSDHREAQNQSICSLVELLELAKGNATLLLNLRDPPREHPYRSSFLNVTLEALLHSGFPQHQVLWLPNRQRPFVRKVAPGFQQTSGSKEAAASLRRGHIQWLNLRYTQVSRQELRDYASWNLTVNLYTVNAPWLFSLLWCAGVPSVTSDNSHTLSQVPSPLWIMPPDEYCLMWVTADLISFTLIIGIFVLQKWRLGGIRSYNPEQIMLSAAVRRTSRDVSIMKEKLIFSEISDGMEVSDELSVCSDNSYDMYANSATAPVAPRGSSSRAKILTDQSGH